In Trichocoleus desertorum ATA4-8-CV12, a genomic segment contains:
- a CDS encoding histidine kinase — MATPCHIIVEGNPAIIYASREGSPAKILPRLQPFLSKFWQERDISGEYCDTPECLLAQLVVRFGFEMCEDDFSHLRVGLTYRPEVEYLYYIAANRTMSVWTPRSDYRQTPSLGLQGCQPLVNELC, encoded by the coding sequence ATGGCTACACCCTGTCACATCATCGTAGAAGGTAATCCAGCCATCATCTACGCTAGTAGAGAAGGAAGTCCCGCAAAGATTCTGCCTCGGCTTCAGCCTTTTCTATCAAAATTTTGGCAGGAAAGAGACATCTCTGGAGAATACTGTGATACTCCAGAGTGCTTGTTAGCTCAACTGGTCGTGAGATTTGGATTTGAAATGTGCGAGGATGACTTCTCCCATCTCCGGGTAGGGCTGACCTATCGTCCTGAGGTGGAGTACCTTTACTACATTGCTGCTAACCGCACCATGAGTGTTTGGACTCCCCGCTCAGATTACCGCCAGACCCCTAGCCTAGGACTTCAAGGTTGCCAACCGCTGGTTAATGAGCTGTGTTAG